The following coding sequences are from one Nitrospirota bacterium window:
- a CDS encoding cytochrome ubiquinol oxidase subunit I: MASALLYDRLQFAFTATFHYLFPQLTMGLALLIVYFKSRALWTGDDHYHRVARFWIKIFAISFAFGVVTGIPLEFQFGTNWARFSNYAGGVIGQTLGMEGLFAFFLESSFLGILLFGEEKLGPRVHWVASVMLFLGSWLSGWLIIATNAWMQHPVAYRVAEDGTLHVTSLWGLFTNDWLLWQYPHNMAASVATSAFVMAAVGAYYRLSGSHDLYARTFLRTGLVAAAIASFLLLFPTGHEAGKQVFTYQPATGAAFEGVFHNETGAGIVLVGQPNMDTLTIDNAITVPWALSILVYQRAKAEVRGLDTFPRDTWPDNVPLLYYAYHIMIGLGTLFVAVTGTALLWLWRGKLFDCPWLLWVLMLSAPFPYIATTAGWMTAELGRQPWLVYGLLRTSDGASPLVSSGNALFTLLGFMGLYTLLGLLFLFLIFDTINKGPAKAPHPRPATGDR; encoded by the coding sequence CGTCTACTTCAAGAGTCGCGCCCTCTGGACCGGCGACGACCATTACCACCGGGTCGCGCGCTTCTGGATCAAGATCTTCGCGATCAGCTTCGCCTTCGGCGTCGTCACCGGCATCCCCCTGGAATTCCAGTTCGGCACCAACTGGGCCAGGTTTTCCAACTATGCCGGCGGGGTCATCGGCCAGACCCTCGGCATGGAGGGGCTCTTCGCCTTTTTCCTGGAATCCTCGTTCCTCGGCATTCTGCTGTTCGGCGAAGAGAAACTGGGGCCCAGGGTCCATTGGGTCGCTTCGGTGATGCTCTTCCTCGGCTCCTGGCTCTCGGGATGGCTCATCATCGCCACCAACGCCTGGATGCAGCACCCGGTCGCCTACCGCGTGGCCGAAGACGGGACGCTGCACGTCACGAGTTTATGGGGGCTGTTCACGAACGACTGGCTGCTCTGGCAATACCCGCACAACATGGCGGCATCGGTCGCCACCAGTGCCTTCGTCATGGCGGCCGTCGGCGCCTATTACCGGCTCTCGGGCAGCCATGACCTCTACGCCAGGACCTTCCTGCGCACAGGCCTGGTCGCGGCCGCCATTGCCAGTTTCCTCCTCCTGTTCCCGACCGGACACGAAGCGGGCAAGCAGGTCTTTACCTATCAGCCCGCGACCGGAGCCGCCTTCGAAGGCGTGTTTCACAATGAGACGGGAGCCGGCATCGTCCTCGTCGGCCAGCCCAACATGGACACGCTGACCATCGACAATGCCATCACGGTCCCCTGGGCCCTCAGCATCCTGGTCTATCAGCGGGCCAAGGCCGAGGTACGAGGGCTGGATACCTTTCCCCGGGATACCTGGCCGGACAACGTGCCGTTGCTCTACTACGCCTACCACATCATGATCGGGCTGGGCACGCTCTTCGTCGCCGTCACCGGAACGGCCCTGCTGTGGCTCTGGCGGGGCAAGCTCTTCGACTGTCCCTGGCTCTTGTGGGTCCTCATGTTGAGCGCGCCCTTTCCCTATATCGCCACCACGGCCGGCTGGATGACCGCGGAACTCGGCCGCCAGCCCTGGCTCGTCTATGGATTGCTCCGGACGTCGGACGGCGCCTCGCCCCTCGTCAGCTCCGGCAACGCGCTGTTCACCCTGTTGGGATTCATGGGTCTCTATACGCTTCTGGGCCTGCTCTTTCTCTTTCTGATCTTCGACACCATCAATAAGGGACCGGCCAAGGCGCCGCATCCCCGGCCGGCGACAGGAGACCGGTGA
- the cydB gene encoding cytochrome d ubiquinol oxidase subunit II, giving the protein METLWFAIVALMLAIYVVLDGFDFGTGIVYLFVARTDMERRTVLQAIEPVWDGNEVWLIAGGGLLFMAFPRVYAAGFSGFYLALMLVLWLLILRGISLPLRSHLANPLWRTFWDWVFAGASLLLAIVLGAALGNLIRGVPLNAEGYFFAALWTDFLPGPAPGILDWYTLLMGLEGAAILTVHGANYLAMKTEGPVRDRARCVAALGQWAVVTLTLAAILAIPLVQPGLRRNYDAHPVGYGLLLLALGSLASLFYWRRRQQDVASFLASGLLILGLLGSTAWGLYPNLLISTVHPAHSLTISNAAASRESLQTGLGWFLVGFSLVVAYSVYVYRCFWGTVDAASGDEES; this is encoded by the coding sequence ATGGAGACTCTGTGGTTTGCCATCGTGGCGCTGATGCTGGCGATCTACGTCGTCCTGGACGGATTCGATTTCGGAACGGGCATCGTCTACCTCTTCGTGGCCCGCACGGACATGGAACGGAGGACCGTCTTGCAGGCTATCGAACCGGTCTGGGACGGGAACGAAGTCTGGCTCATCGCCGGCGGAGGCCTGTTGTTCATGGCCTTCCCCCGGGTCTACGCGGCCGGGTTCAGCGGATTTTACCTGGCGCTCATGCTCGTGCTCTGGCTGCTGATTCTGCGCGGCATCTCGCTGCCCCTGCGCTCGCACCTGGCCAACCCCCTCTGGCGGACGTTCTGGGATTGGGTCTTCGCCGGCGCAAGCCTCCTGCTGGCGATCGTGTTGGGCGCGGCGCTGGGCAACCTCATCCGCGGCGTGCCGCTGAATGCCGAGGGCTACTTTTTCGCCGCGCTCTGGACGGACTTCCTGCCAGGCCCCGCGCCGGGCATCCTGGATTGGTACACGCTGCTGATGGGGTTGGAGGGGGCGGCGATCCTCACGGTGCATGGGGCGAATTATCTGGCGATGAAGACGGAGGGACCGGTCCGCGATCGGGCCCGGTGCGTCGCGGCGCTGGGCCAATGGGCCGTTGTCACGCTCACGCTGGCTGCGATCCTGGCCATCCCCCTCGTGCAACCGGGCCTGCGCCGCAATTACGATGCGCACCCGGTCGGGTATGGCTTGCTCCTGCTGGCCCTGGGTTCGCTGGCAAGCCTGTTCTACTGGCGCCGGCGGCAGCAAGATGTGGCGTCGTTCCTGGCGTCCGGCCTCCTGATTCTCGGGTTGCTGGGCAGCACGGCCTGGGGGCTCTATCCGAACCTGCTGATCTCGACCGTCCATCCGGCGCACAGTCTCACCATCTCGAACGCCGCCGCTTCCCGCGAGAGCTTGCAGACGGGGCTCGGCTGGTTCCTCGTCGGCTTCAGCCTGGTCGTGGCCTATTCGGTCTACGTCTACCGCTGCTTTTGGGGAACAGTGGATGCGGCCTCAGGCGACGAGGAGTCGTGA
- a CDS encoding antibiotic biosynthesis monooxygenase has translation MTFIIKRLVRRGQEDRFEAWLDAFTGKATGLQGLLGVDVIRPSDPARPEYVVICRFDRYANLREWEESSERRKWLEQSRDLIEGEPQVERTAGLEFWFTPASRPPKHKMAFLVIGSLYCVLMVFQLIFGPWLRTLPHPIHTLVLVVVSVVSVDYLLVGAVTRLFSGWLYRQAA, from the coding sequence GTGACTTTCATCATTAAACGTCTAGTGCGCAGGGGGCAAGAAGACCGGTTTGAGGCCTGGCTGGACGCCTTCACCGGCAAGGCGACCGGGCTTCAAGGCCTGTTGGGGGTGGATGTGATCCGTCCGTCTGACCCGGCCCGCCCTGAGTACGTCGTTATCTGTCGGTTTGACCGGTACGCTAACCTCAGGGAGTGGGAAGAATCTTCCGAGCGTCGGAAGTGGCTGGAGCAATCGCGAGATTTGATCGAGGGGGAGCCGCAAGTCGAACGGACGGCGGGGCTGGAATTCTGGTTTACCCCTGCGTCCAGACCGCCGAAGCATAAGATGGCGTTCCTGGTCATCGGTTCCCTCTACTGCGTCCTGATGGTGTTCCAATTGATCTTCGGCCCCTGGCTGCGGACATTGCCGCATCCGATCCATACGCTGGTGCTGGTCGTGGTCTCGGTCGTTTCAGTGGACTACCTACTCGTCGGAGCGGTCACGCGCCTCTTTTCCGGCTGGCTGTATCGGCAGGCAGCCTAA